A DNA window from Streptomyces parvus contains the following coding sequences:
- a CDS encoding polysaccharide deacetylase family protein, with protein sequence MDGRRTPMGRRDVLGAGAGALAAALAAGCARSDGSGRVAGPGPTGTAAPATVPAAAPRRFPGAPFRVAHGPRDRPRVALTFDGRGDPDLARTALARCERAGARVTVLAVGTWLAEHPGLARRILDGGHEIGNHTEHHLDLAALDERTAYEEIAACARRLRRLTGSIGAWFRPSPTAYTSPLVHRLARRAGYPHVLACDVESRDHAATRVAAVTRKVTGELRNGSVVELSLGRPVTVEALPLLLAEIGRRGLHAVTATELLDRPAADVTRTAG encoded by the coding sequence ATGGACGGACGCAGGACTCCGATGGGCCGCCGCGACGTGCTGGGCGCGGGGGCCGGGGCGCTGGCCGCCGCCCTTGCCGCAGGCTGCGCGCGGAGCGACGGAAGCGGGAGAGTCGCCGGCCCCGGCCCCACCGGCACCGCCGCCCCGGCCACTGTCCCGGCCGCCGCCCCGCGCCGCTTCCCCGGGGCGCCCTTCCGCGTCGCCCACGGCCCCCGCGACCGGCCCCGCGTCGCCCTCACCTTCGACGGGCGGGGCGACCCGGACCTCGCCCGCACCGCACTCGCCCGGTGCGAGCGGGCGGGGGCGCGCGTCACGGTCCTCGCGGTGGGCACGTGGCTCGCCGAGCATCCCGGACTGGCCCGCCGGATCCTCGACGGGGGCCACGAGATCGGCAACCACACCGAGCACCACCTCGACCTCGCGGCCCTGGACGAGCGCACCGCGTACGAGGAGATCGCCGCCTGCGCCCGGCGGCTGCGCCGGCTCACCGGGTCCATCGGCGCCTGGTTCCGGCCCTCGCCCACCGCGTACACCTCTCCGCTCGTCCACCGCCTCGCCCGGCGGGCCGGTTACCCCCATGTCCTCGCCTGCGACGTGGAGTCGCGCGACCACGCCGCCACCCGCGTCGCCGCCGTCACCCGGAAGGTCACCGGGGAACTGCGCAACGGATCGGTGGTGGAGCTGAGCCTCGGCCGCCCGGTCACCGTCGAGGCGCTGCCGCTGCTCCTCGCCGAGATCGGCCGCCGCGGGCTGCACGCGGTGACGGCCACGGAGCTGCTGGACCGACCGGCCGCCGACGTCACCCGGACGGCCGGATAA
- a CDS encoding EF-hand domain-containing protein: MADIESARTVFERFDANGDGLITANEYKSAMAQLGDPFVTETVAQAIINAHDGNGDGLLTFDEFWAAQNKA; the protein is encoded by the coding sequence GTGGCGGACATCGAGTCGGCGCGCACGGTATTCGAGAGGTTCGACGCGAACGGCGACGGCCTCATCACGGCCAACGAGTACAAGAGCGCGATGGCCCAGCTGGGCGACCCCTTCGTCACCGAGACGGTGGCGCAGGCGATCATCAACGCCCACGACGGCAACGGCGACGGCCTGCTCACCTTCGACGAGTTCTGGGCCGCGCAGAACAAGGCCTGA
- a CDS encoding CopD family protein, producing the protein MLSGPPADPATPTMPASSVPSAVPLFDEIFGGAAGTTPARRSWTAPLLLGAAGVLALLVALFGPALMARGTGELRIPGAGLTTVLRTVLFAALALHLGELLAPQLIRPVRGRPRTAVRSWAVLASLAGAAAAAGQIVRLAAVSDLGITETYGTREGGLLLLIANGLVVAALCAASRRPALALAPLAVVIGAEALRAHPEAYSPEFGAALTVVHLTAASLWTGGLLHVLRTLWIWRGSPVAARALLGRYARLAVWLYAALAATGTASTLRRLPLDVVFTSAYGRTLLLKLALMAVVSVLALAARRRMLRDPDPSVALRLARREQVVLGLVVVVSAVLTVVPDPHWISLRP; encoded by the coding sequence ATGCTCTCCGGACCCCCGGCCGACCCGGCCACGCCGACGATGCCGGCAAGCAGCGTGCCGAGCGCAGTGCCGCTTTTCGACGAGATATTCGGCGGAGCGGCTGGGACGACGCCGGCCCGCCGCTCGTGGACGGCCCCTCTCCTGCTCGGCGCGGCGGGCGTCCTCGCCCTCCTCGTCGCGCTGTTCGGGCCCGCCCTCATGGCCCGCGGCACCGGCGAACTCCGGATACCCGGCGCGGGGCTCACCACGGTGCTCCGCACCGTCCTGTTCGCCGCGCTCGCCCTCCATCTGGGGGAACTCCTCGCCCCGCAGCTCATCCGGCCCGTCCGGGGCCGGCCCCGGACCGCCGTACGGAGCTGGGCGGTGCTCGCCTCGCTCGCCGGGGCCGCCGCCGCGGCCGGGCAGATCGTCCGTCTCGCCGCCGTCAGCGACCTCGGGATCACCGAGACCTACGGCACCCGCGAGGGCGGCCTGCTCCTCCTCATCGCCAACGGCCTGGTCGTCGCCGCCCTCTGCGCCGCGAGCAGACGCCCGGCCCTCGCGCTCGCCCCGCTCGCCGTCGTCATCGGTGCGGAGGCACTGCGCGCCCACCCGGAGGCGTACAGCCCGGAGTTCGGCGCCGCCCTCACCGTCGTCCATCTGACGGCCGCCTCGCTGTGGACCGGCGGCCTGCTGCACGTCCTGCGCACCCTGTGGATCTGGCGCGGCTCACCCGTCGCCGCGCGTGCCCTGCTCGGCCGGTACGCGCGCCTGGCGGTCTGGCTGTACGCCGCCCTCGCCGCCACCGGTACCGCCTCGACCCTGCGCAGGCTGCCGCTGGACGTGGTGTTCACCTCCGCCTACGGACGCACCCTGCTGCTCAAGCTGGCGCTGATGGCCGTCGTCAGTGTGCTGGCCCTGGCGGCGCGGCGGCGCATGCTCCGGGACCCCGATCCGTCGGTCGCGCTCCGGCTGGCCCGCCGCGAACAGGTCGTGCTGGGGCTGGTCGTGGTGGTCTCGGCGGTCCTCACGGTGGTCCCCGACCCGCACTGGATCTCGCTCAGGCCTTAG
- a CDS encoding carboxylesterase/lipase family protein has protein sequence MTDIAAGASPRVTTVHGTVRGAVERGVAVFRGIPYAAAPVGARRFCAPGPPEPWTGVREAVAYGPTAPKRPYAPPLDRLLPDPAVPGDEWLNLNVWTPSPQPAGAAGLPVLVWIHGGSLVHGSSAVPVYDGSAFARDGVVLVSVNYRLGVEGFGVLPDAPANRGLLDQLAALEWVRDNIAAFGGDPDRVTVAGESAGAISIAGLLAAPRSAGLFRRAVLQSGAPAALPPDAARGTTELIAKRLGVPATAAALAAVDPEALLTAQTEVTSGGNPLTGRHSFQLVVDGDLLPQDPVAALGAGASAEVDLLLGTNTEEYRLWFVPGGLTEKISRLKLRLALLKFRVPNATARTYRANRPEATPGEILGALATDLLLRVPLNRLADARTDAPGATYVYEFGWSTPVQRLGACHALELGFVFDTLTHPDTQALAGPDAPQELADAMHRAWVDFATGGDPGWPAWDGRRPVRFFGQDGPAVVLAPRDDELRSWEPYRNAP, from the coding sequence ATGACCGACATCGCGGCGGGGGCTTCCCCGCGGGTGACGACCGTGCACGGCACCGTGCGCGGGGCGGTGGAGCGGGGCGTCGCGGTCTTCCGCGGCATCCCGTACGCGGCTGCGCCGGTGGGCGCGCGGAGGTTCTGCGCCCCCGGACCTCCGGAACCGTGGACCGGGGTGCGCGAGGCCGTGGCGTACGGTCCGACCGCCCCGAAGCGGCCGTACGCCCCGCCGCTGGACCGGCTGCTGCCGGACCCGGCGGTGCCGGGCGACGAGTGGCTGAACCTCAATGTGTGGACGCCCTCGCCGCAGCCGGCCGGGGCCGCCGGGCTGCCCGTCCTCGTGTGGATCCACGGTGGCTCGCTGGTGCACGGCTCCTCGGCGGTGCCGGTGTACGACGGGTCCGCGTTCGCCCGGGACGGGGTCGTTCTCGTCTCCGTCAACTACCGCCTGGGCGTCGAGGGCTTCGGCGTCCTCCCGGACGCGCCCGCCAACCGGGGCCTGCTGGACCAGCTGGCCGCCCTGGAGTGGGTGCGCGACAACATCGCGGCGTTCGGCGGCGACCCGGACCGGGTGACGGTGGCCGGGGAGTCGGCGGGCGCGATCTCCATCGCCGGGCTGCTGGCCGCGCCCCGGTCGGCGGGGCTCTTCCGGCGGGCGGTGCTCCAGAGCGGGGCGCCCGCCGCGCTGCCCCCGGACGCGGCGCGCGGGACGACCGAGCTCATCGCGAAGCGGCTCGGGGTCCCCGCGACGGCCGCCGCGCTCGCCGCCGTGGACCCGGAGGCGCTGCTGACCGCCCAGACCGAGGTCACCAGCGGCGGGAACCCGCTGACCGGCCGCCACTCCTTCCAGCTGGTCGTCGACGGGGATCTGCTGCCCCAGGACCCGGTGGCGGCGCTGGGGGCGGGCGCGTCCGCAGAGGTGGACCTGCTGCTGGGGACGAACACCGAGGAGTACCGGCTCTGGTTCGTGCCCGGCGGCCTCACCGAGAAGATCAGCCGGCTGAAGCTGCGGCTGGCGCTGCTGAAGTTCCGGGTGCCGAACGCCACCGCCCGCACCTACCGCGCCAACCGTCCGGAGGCCACGCCGGGTGAGATCCTCGGCGCGCTCGCGACGGACCTGCTGCTGCGGGTCCCGCTCAACCGGCTGGCCGACGCCCGGACGGACGCGCCCGGTGCCACGTACGTGTACGAGTTCGGCTGGTCCACCCCCGTACAGCGGCTCGGCGCCTGCCACGCGCTGGAGCTGGGCTTCGTCTTCGACACGCTCACCCACCCCGACACCCAGGCCCTGGCCGGCCCGGACGCCCCGCAGGAGCTGGCGGACGCGATGCACCGGGCGTGGGTGGACTTCGCGACGGGCGGGGACCCCGGGTGGCCGGCCTGGGACGGGCGGCGGCCGGTGCGGTTCTTCGGCCAGGACGGTCCGGCCGTGGTCCTGGCCCCGCGCGACGACGAGTTGCGGAGCTGGGAGCCGTACCGGAACGCCCCCTAA
- a CDS encoding zinc ribbon domain-containing protein, translating into MRPVAADEAPDGPPCPACGTPNLAGRKFCRRCAAPLQVREQPAALPWWRTVWPFRRRVRGGSGRALRRTLLVLAVAALALAGFLFFPLGRYAIEDVRDKLGGTAEISPTGVTASAAAPGHPGSAAIDGLTNEYWGAPALGASLTCSFGTPFRLVGIVVHTGVSKEPQEFRRGARPTRADLLVTTEDGKVHKKAVTFNDKPGKQTVRMGISDVRSVELVLREATGRGEGRPVAVGEVEFFRRT; encoded by the coding sequence GTGCGGCCGGTGGCGGCGGACGAGGCGCCGGACGGGCCGCCCTGCCCCGCCTGCGGTACGCCGAACCTGGCCGGGCGGAAGTTCTGCCGGCGGTGCGCCGCCCCCCTGCAGGTCCGGGAGCAGCCCGCCGCCCTGCCGTGGTGGCGCACGGTGTGGCCTTTCCGCCGCCGGGTGCGCGGGGGTTCGGGCCGGGCGCTGCGGCGGACTCTGCTGGTGCTGGCCGTGGCCGCACTGGCGCTCGCGGGCTTTCTGTTCTTCCCGCTGGGGCGGTACGCCATCGAGGACGTCCGGGACAAGCTCGGCGGCACGGCGGAGATCAGCCCCACCGGGGTGACCGCGAGCGCGGCGGCACCCGGTCATCCCGGGAGCGCGGCGATCGACGGTCTGACGAACGAGTACTGGGGCGCACCCGCCCTCGGCGCCTCGCTGACCTGCTCGTTCGGGACGCCGTTCCGGCTGGTCGGCATCGTGGTGCACACCGGGGTGTCGAAGGAGCCGCAGGAGTTCCGGCGGGGCGCGCGGCCGACCCGGGCGGACCTGCTCGTGACCACGGAGGACGGCAAGGTCCACAAGAAGGCGGTGACCTTCAACGACAAGCCGGGCAAGCAGACGGTACGGATGGGCATCAGCGACGTCCGTTCCGTCGAGCTGGTGCTGCGGGAGGCCACCGGCCGGGGCGAGGGGCGCCCGGTCGCCGTGGGCGAGGTCGAGTTCTTCCGGCGTACCTGA
- a CDS encoding phage tail protein, giving the protein MTRAAIPGLPSRYPIGELLPALYADDDLAQRFTAGLDTVLAPVLSTLDNLPAYVDPALAPADFLPWLASWVGVEADPAWPVELRRAVVARAVELHRWRGTRRGLVERLRLCCGVHAEVRDGGGATWSAEPGAALPPPPTGELLVRVRPVRADDAVDAHRVLEVASAACPAHLTCRVEVLPGPPRASDAPDAPERTGG; this is encoded by the coding sequence ATGACGCGGGCGGCGATACCCGGGCTGCCCAGCCGCTACCCGATCGGTGAGCTGCTGCCCGCCCTGTACGCGGACGACGACCTGGCCCAGCGGTTCACGGCGGGCCTGGACACGGTGCTGGCCCCGGTCCTGTCCACGCTGGACAACCTTCCCGCGTACGTCGACCCGGCCCTCGCCCCGGCCGACTTCCTGCCGTGGCTGGCGTCCTGGGTGGGCGTGGAGGCCGATCCGGCGTGGCCGGTGGAGCTGCGCCGGGCGGTCGTCGCACGCGCCGTCGAGCTGCACCGGTGGCGCGGCACCCGGCGGGGTCTCGTCGAGCGGCTGCGGCTCTGCTGCGGGGTGCACGCGGAGGTCCGGGACGGCGGGGGCGCCACCTGGTCGGCCGAGCCGGGGGCCGCCCTCCCGCCGCCGCCGACCGGTGAACTCCTCGTCCGCGTCCGGCCGGTGCGCGCGGACGACGCGGTGGACGCCCACCGCGTCCTGGAGGTCGCCTCCGCCGCGTGCCCGGCCCACCTGACCTGCCGGGTGGAGGTCCTGCCGGGCCCGCCCCGAGCATCCGACGCGCCCGATGCGCCTGAACGGACTGGAGGCTGA
- a CDS encoding putative baseplate assembly protein: MALPSPNLDDRRFQQLVDEAKRFVQQRSPEWTDHNVSDPGVTLIETFAYMVDQLLYRLNRVPDKNYAAFLDLLGVTLFPPTVARAEIDFWLSAPQPETVHLPAGTEVATARGEAEEPVVFSTSEDLPIVPSSLERLVTAPVSGDQTDRTAPLGAGKDIPCFQARPEPGDALLFGLPTAVPRCIVAVRLDSRVEGVGVDPRQPPLAWEAWDGARWVACATGTDSTGGLNRPGEVVVFVPAGHTASVVAGTRAGWLRCRVTAPEPGQPFYSESPTIREAEVFTVGGTTAAEHAETVLDVPLGVSEGVAGQRFTVGRAPLLLDGDPPVVQVSTDEGWEIWTPVEHFGASVPGDRHVRVDAVAGEFAFPPEVREADGTMRAYGAVPEKGARLRVPRYRTGGGSAGNVARGAISVLRSSVPYVAGVDNREAATGGVDGETVENAKVRAPNILRVQERAVTAEDHELIAREAAPSLRRVRCLPAVPGEAGAVRVLVVPDAVADEDGQVRFEQLIPSDAVLAAVTDRLDERRLVGTRLVVEPPAYQGVTVVARLVAAPADVDRVRAEALEALFRHIDPLRGGADGQGWPFGRPVQYGEVFAVLQSVEGAGLVEDVRLFPADPVTGRRGAAVDRIDVAPGALVFSHQHQVVVTASGAGEAV; encoded by the coding sequence ATGGCCCTGCCCTCCCCCAACCTGGACGACCGGCGCTTCCAGCAACTCGTCGACGAGGCCAAGCGGTTCGTCCAGCAGCGCTCCCCCGAGTGGACCGACCACAATGTGTCCGACCCCGGCGTCACGCTGATCGAGACCTTCGCGTACATGGTCGACCAGTTGCTGTACCGGCTGAACCGGGTGCCCGACAAGAACTACGCGGCCTTCCTCGATCTGCTCGGTGTGACGCTGTTCCCGCCGACCGTGGCGCGGGCCGAGATCGACTTCTGGCTCTCCGCGCCGCAGCCGGAGACCGTGCACCTGCCCGCCGGTACGGAGGTGGCCACCGCGCGCGGCGAGGCCGAGGAGCCGGTGGTGTTCTCCACCTCCGAGGACCTGCCGATCGTGCCGAGTTCGCTGGAACGGCTGGTGACCGCGCCGGTGTCGGGCGACCAGACGGACCGGACGGCGCCGCTGGGCGCGGGCAAGGACATTCCGTGCTTCCAGGCCCGGCCGGAGCCCGGCGACGCCCTGCTGTTCGGGCTGCCGACGGCCGTGCCCCGGTGCATCGTCGCCGTCCGCCTCGACAGCCGGGTGGAGGGCGTGGGCGTCGACCCGCGGCAGCCGCCGCTGGCGTGGGAGGCGTGGGACGGGGCCCGCTGGGTGGCCTGTGCGACCGGCACCGACTCCACCGGCGGCCTCAACCGGCCCGGTGAGGTGGTGGTGTTCGTCCCGGCCGGGCACACGGCGTCCGTCGTGGCGGGGACCCGGGCGGGGTGGCTGCGCTGCCGGGTGACCGCCCCGGAGCCGGGCCAGCCGTTCTACTCGGAGTCGCCGACGATCCGGGAGGCCGAGGTGTTCACGGTCGGTGGCACGACGGCGGCCGAACACGCGGAGACCGTTCTCGATGTACCCCTCGGGGTGTCGGAGGGCGTCGCCGGGCAGCGGTTCACGGTGGGCCGGGCGCCACTGCTGCTGGACGGGGACCCGCCGGTCGTCCAGGTGTCGACGGACGAGGGCTGGGAGATCTGGACCCCGGTCGAGCACTTCGGCGCGTCCGTCCCCGGTGACCGGCACGTCCGGGTCGACGCCGTCGCCGGGGAGTTCGCGTTCCCGCCGGAGGTACGCGAGGCCGACGGCACGATGCGTGCGTACGGGGCGGTGCCCGAGAAGGGCGCCCGGCTCCGTGTCCCCCGCTACCGCACGGGCGGCGGGTCGGCCGGGAACGTCGCCCGGGGCGCGATCTCGGTGCTGCGCAGCTCGGTGCCGTACGTCGCGGGCGTCGACAACCGCGAGGCGGCGACCGGCGGCGTCGACGGGGAGACCGTCGAGAACGCCAAGGTGCGCGCGCCCAACATCCTGCGGGTGCAGGAGCGGGCGGTCACGGCCGAGGACCACGAGCTGATCGCCCGGGAGGCCGCGCCGTCCCTGCGCCGGGTGCGGTGCCTGCCGGCCGTGCCGGGCGAGGCGGGCGCGGTACGCGTGCTGGTGGTGCCGGACGCGGTGGCCGACGAGGACGGGCAGGTGCGGTTCGAGCAGTTGATCCCCTCGGACGCGGTGCTGGCGGCGGTGACGGACCGGCTCGACGAACGGCGTCTGGTAGGAACCCGGTTGGTCGTCGAACCGCCCGCCTACCAGGGCGTCACGGTGGTCGCCCGGCTGGTGGCCGCGCCCGCTGACGTGGACCGGGTGCGGGCCGAGGCGCTGGAGGCGCTGTTCCGCCACATCGACCCGTTGCGGGGCGGGGCGGACGGCCAGGGGTGGCCGTTCGGCAGGCCCGTGCAGTACGGGGAGGTCTTCGCCGTGCTCCAGAGCGTGGAGGGGGCCGGTCTGGTGGAGGACGTCCGGCTGTTCCCGGCGGACCCGGTCACGGGCAGGCGCGGGGCGGCGGTGGACCGGATCGACGTGGCGCCGGGAGCCCTGGTCTTCTCGCACCAGCACCAGGTGGTGGTCACCGCGAGCGGGGCCGGTGAGGCCGTATGA
- a CDS encoding GPW/gp25 family protein — MSGGGFIGRGWGFPLRTGPTGGIALVGRDKEIEEAIGLILGTAPGERPMRPEFGCGIHEYVFAPGDGATAGRIAQEVRTSLERWEPRIEVTDVVVAFDAVEEGTLYIDVHYTVRATNDLRNLVFPFYTIPSSEGSAARTAQEAGRL, encoded by the coding sequence GTGAGCGGCGGAGGATTCATCGGACGCGGCTGGGGCTTCCCGCTGCGGACCGGGCCGACGGGCGGCATCGCGCTGGTCGGACGGGACAAGGAGATCGAGGAAGCGATCGGGCTGATCCTCGGCACCGCGCCGGGCGAGCGGCCGATGCGCCCGGAGTTCGGCTGCGGCATCCACGAGTACGTCTTCGCGCCCGGCGACGGGGCGACCGCCGGGCGGATCGCGCAGGAGGTCCGCACCTCGCTGGAGCGGTGGGAGCCGCGCATCGAGGTCACGGACGTGGTGGTCGCCTTCGACGCCGTCGAGGAGGGCACGCTCTACATCGACGTGCACTACACCGTGCGGGCCACCAACGACCTGCGCAACCTGGTCTTTCCCTTCTACACGATCCCGTCGTCCGAGGGCTCGGCGGCAAGGACCGCTCAGGAAGCGGGGAGGCTCTGA
- a CDS encoding PAAR domain-containing protein — translation MPPAARTGDSTAHGGLIGTPPPGAVAVATVLIGGRPAAVTGSLHGCVVPPHAALGPGNVIMPNPAAAIGGAVLIGGLPAARMGDRTTCGAPIVSGAFDVLIGGPM, via the coding sequence ATGCCTCCCGCAGCCCGCACGGGCGACAGCACCGCCCACGGCGGTCTCATCGGCACCCCGCCCCCGGGCGCGGTGGCCGTGGCCACCGTGCTCATCGGCGGCCGGCCCGCGGCCGTCACCGGGAGCCTGCACGGGTGCGTCGTCCCCCCGCACGCGGCGCTCGGTCCCGGCAACGTGATCATGCCCAACCCGGCCGCAGCGATCGGCGGTGCGGTGCTGATCGGCGGACTGCCCGCGGCCCGGATGGGCGACAGGACCACCTGCGGCGCACCCATCGTCAGCGGTGCGTTCGACGTCCTGATCGGGGGTCCGATGTGA
- a CDS encoding VgrG-related protein, with the protein MSGKQAPGRSFAADPVVEAPAELPAAWATQLVSCVVDENVGLPDTAVLMYRDPDHTFLTETGIGMGTPLKISVVTVKDRGRERLFTGEVTAVELDTDTTGSFTVVRAFSKAHRLQRGRKVTAYRNMKTADIVRKVAAGAGLACGRIEAAPVTYKQLTQPNVSDWEFLQHLAAESGATVRVDDKGLLQFTKPDPASSAPSPSTSATRDPMVLEYGNNLLALRAVLTGADGSDSVEVRGWNVDTKTRLVARQQSVRSDTVAPGMSPSQAARVFGSGGSRTTVADTPYRTQAETRAVAGALAASVSAGFGEVEAVAYGNPQLRAGAPVALGNVGPAFSGRYTATAAHHVLEPDTGYRTTVIVSASPDRSLSGLTAGANAPSRGPRMPGLAIGVVTDIREEGRGQRGWVRLKFPWLDDTYVTDWVRTVQWGGQGGGGVFSPEVNDEVLVGFEQGLLDSPYVLGGLYNGVDKPSPHDVPLVDPTSGKVNRRSLVSRSGNRLELLDAPRGPAGVRIATGDKRLDVVLDEKKGEITLTVKARGRTRELSSVTLSASGITLDAGATGDVNITGRSVTVNGKTGVTVEGGLLAVLKAKLIRIN; encoded by the coding sequence ATGAGCGGGAAGCAAGCGCCGGGCCGCTCGTTCGCCGCCGACCCGGTCGTCGAGGCGCCCGCCGAGCTGCCCGCGGCCTGGGCCACCCAGCTGGTGAGCTGTGTGGTCGACGAGAACGTGGGCCTGCCGGACACCGCCGTCCTGATGTACCGGGACCCCGACCACACCTTCCTCACCGAGACCGGCATCGGCATGGGCACCCCGCTGAAGATCTCGGTGGTGACCGTGAAGGACCGGGGGCGTGAGCGGCTGTTCACCGGAGAGGTCACCGCGGTCGAGCTGGACACCGACACCACCGGATCGTTCACCGTCGTACGGGCGTTCTCCAAGGCGCACCGGCTCCAGCGCGGCCGGAAGGTGACGGCGTACCGGAACATGAAGACGGCGGACATCGTCCGCAAGGTCGCCGCCGGGGCGGGGCTGGCCTGCGGGAGGATCGAGGCCGCGCCGGTCACGTACAAGCAGCTGACCCAGCCGAACGTCTCGGACTGGGAGTTCCTCCAGCACCTCGCGGCCGAGAGCGGGGCCACCGTACGGGTCGACGACAAGGGCCTGTTGCAGTTCACCAAGCCGGACCCCGCCTCCTCGGCCCCCTCGCCCTCGACGTCCGCCACACGCGACCCGATGGTCCTGGAGTACGGGAACAACCTGCTGGCCCTGCGCGCGGTCCTCACCGGGGCCGACGGGTCGGACAGCGTGGAGGTGCGCGGCTGGAACGTCGACACCAAGACCCGGCTCGTGGCCCGGCAGCAGTCCGTGCGCAGCGACACCGTCGCCCCGGGGATGAGCCCGTCGCAGGCGGCGAGGGTCTTCGGCTCCGGCGGCTCCCGGACGACGGTCGCCGACACCCCGTACCGCACCCAGGCGGAGACCCGGGCCGTGGCCGGGGCCCTCGCCGCGTCCGTCAGCGCCGGGTTCGGCGAGGTCGAGGCGGTGGCGTACGGGAATCCGCAGCTCCGGGCGGGCGCGCCGGTGGCGCTGGGCAACGTGGGGCCCGCGTTCTCCGGCCGCTACACCGCCACCGCCGCGCACCACGTCCTCGAACCGGACACCGGCTACCGCACGACGGTGATCGTCAGCGCCTCTCCGGACCGGTCGCTCTCGGGGCTGACCGCGGGTGCGAACGCTCCCTCGCGCGGCCCGCGCATGCCGGGTCTGGCGATCGGGGTGGTCACCGACATCCGCGAGGAGGGAAGGGGGCAACGCGGCTGGGTGCGGCTGAAGTTCCCCTGGCTCGACGACACGTACGTCACCGACTGGGTGCGCACCGTGCAGTGGGGCGGCCAGGGCGGCGGCGGGGTGTTCAGCCCCGAGGTCAACGACGAGGTGCTCGTCGGGTTCGAACAGGGGCTGCTGGACAGCCCGTACGTACTCGGCGGGCTCTACAACGGGGTCGACAAGCCATCCCCGCACGACGTCCCGCTCGTCGACCCGACCAGCGGGAAGGTCAACCGCCGTTCCCTGGTGTCCCGTTCGGGGAACAGACTGGAGCTCCTCGATGCCCCGCGCGGTCCTGCCGGGGTGCGGATCGCCACCGGCGACAAACGGCTCGACGTGGTCCTCGACGAGAAGAAGGGCGAGATCACGCTCACCGTCAAAGCGCGCGGCCGAACCCGGGAGTTGAGTTCCGTGACGCTGTCCGCTTCGGGCATCACCCTCGACGCGGGCGCCACGGGCGACGTGAACATCACGGGCCGCTCGGTGACCGTCAACGGCAAGACGGGGGTCACGGTCGAAGGCGGTCTGCTCGCGGTCCTCAAGGCCAAGCTCATCAGGATCAACTGA
- a CDS encoding LysM peptidoglycan-binding domain-containing protein: MSPALRASRARAQLTIMEPPSAVGAKPGGTLARLTLQFNPAKLSLSKSTEWRRTPSRMAGQSALPEFVGSGPRALSLEVFLDATATHDNSVEKAVEQLMTACVPTPSSLARKTPASPWVRFDWGTSKTTSFDGVLSNLSVSYTLFDVDGKPLRATCSLSIEEASVDPAGQNPTSGSKEARRTHRVVAGDSLPLLAWREYGDATAWRTIAYANGIDDPMTLTPGRELLVPGREDRSAEEGR; encoded by the coding sequence ATGTCACCCGCTCTCCGTGCGAGCCGTGCACGTGCCCAACTCACCATCATGGAGCCGCCGTCGGCCGTCGGCGCCAAGCCCGGCGGCACGCTCGCCCGCCTCACGTTGCAGTTCAACCCCGCGAAGCTGTCGCTCAGCAAGAGCACCGAGTGGCGGCGTACCCCGTCCCGGATGGCCGGGCAGTCCGCGCTGCCCGAGTTCGTCGGCAGCGGGCCACGGGCCCTGTCGCTGGAGGTGTTCCTGGACGCGACCGCGACCCACGACAACTCCGTGGAGAAGGCGGTCGAGCAGTTGATGACCGCCTGTGTCCCCACCCCCAGCAGTCTGGCCCGCAAGACGCCCGCCAGCCCCTGGGTACGGTTCGACTGGGGGACGTCGAAGACGACCTCGTTCGACGGGGTGCTCTCCAACCTCTCCGTCTCCTACACCCTGTTCGACGTCGACGGGAAGCCGCTGCGCGCCACCTGCTCCCTCTCGATCGAGGAGGCGAGCGTCGACCCGGCGGGCCAGAACCCCACCTCGGGTTCGAAGGAGGCGCGGCGCACGCACCGGGTCGTGGCGGGGGACAGTCTTCCGCTGCTGGCCTGGCGGGAGTACGGCGACGCCACCGCGTGGCGCACCATCGCGTACGCCAACGGCATCGACGACCCGATGACGTTGACGCCCGGCCGGGAACTGCTGGTGCCCGGGCGGGAAGACCGGTCGGCGGAGGAGGGCCGATGA
- a CDS encoding phage tail protein yields the protein MTDNIFATSVFFKLAIGGSDLGAFHTCSGLGAEVEMETYAEGGNNGFTWQLPGRITWTNITLTRPVTTDTLKIARWLNETIRRVEPKDGEIVALRPDLSRIISWQVHGIVPVRWQGPSFDPANSQAATETLEIAHEGLEPS from the coding sequence ATGACCGACAACATCTTCGCGACGAGCGTGTTCTTCAAGCTCGCGATCGGCGGCAGCGACCTGGGCGCGTTCCACACCTGCTCGGGCCTGGGCGCCGAGGTGGAGATGGAGACGTACGCCGAGGGCGGCAACAACGGGTTCACCTGGCAGCTGCCGGGGCGGATCACCTGGACGAACATCACGCTGACCCGCCCGGTGACCACCGACACCCTCAAGATCGCGCGCTGGCTGAACGAGACGATCCGGCGGGTCGAGCCCAAGGACGGCGAGATCGTGGCGCTGCGCCCCGACCTCAGCCGGATCATCAGCTGGCAGGTCCACGGCATCGTGCCCGTGCGCTGGCAGGGGCCGTCCTTCGATCCGGCCAACTCACAGGCGGCGACAGAGACGTTGGAGATCGCCCACGAGGGTCTGGAGCCCTCCTGA